In the Salvia miltiorrhiza cultivar Shanhuang (shh) chromosome 8, IMPLAD_Smil_shh, whole genome shotgun sequence genome, CTAAATCGCggctctctctatctctcgattGCTCATCACTGCTCTCTCTATCTCCCGATTCTCTGCGAATCTCTGCCCCTTTCGCCACCCTTAGATCGGCGAATCTCTGCCACCGCACGCTGCCCTTAGAACGGCGCTTCTCTGCCGCCGTGATGAAGTCCAAGTGGGAGGCTTACCTGAGCGGACAGTACGTGCCGGACAGCGAGGACTCGTGCTCCGATTGGGGATCACCGCCGGAGGTAGATTTCCCGTTCTCGGCTGAATTTTCAGAAACGGCGGAAGACTCTCTCGGCTTCAGTGAGATCGAAAGTCTCTGTGGAGATGGGAGATGTCTTGTTTCACCACGGGCTCCGATCTATCGCCGCCCCCATAATCCTGTGAGAAAATCGGTCTCTGATATAATTACCCCTGAATCTCCTATTTTGAATGATAGTACTGACTATCCCCTTTGTCAATTACTCTGTGAGGAATCGTGGGATGAAGTTGTGGCCTGGAATGCTACTGTTGGACCGTGTGTGGCTTCTCAGCTGGTGGGTTATACCCCAGTTCAAATGAATATGTTGAAGAACCTATTGCCAGCCTTATTTCGGGTGAGATCTCACCTTTTACTTTGACCTATATTTGCATGTGAATGTACTAAGGGAGATAGGGTTACTTTCGGTTTTGAAGTGATGAAAAACATGCTCACTTAGTGGAAAATTGATTCTAACATCTATGATTCTTGCATGAGATGTAATTAGCTGCTCCTATTGTGTAGTTGTGGCCCTGTGTGGCATCTGCTTGCTGCCTTGTGTTGCTTATGTTTGCTGCCAGTTGTGCCTTATATTTGTGGCCCTGTGTGGCTTATTGAGTGGCCCTGTGTGGCTTCTGATTGCTGCCTTGCGTTGCTTCTAATTGCTGCCTAGTTGTGCCTTATGTTATGGCCCTGTGTGGCTTCTATTTGTGGCCCTGTGTGGCTTCTGCTTGCTGCCGAGTTGTGCCTTATATTATGGCCCTGTGTGGCTTCTGCTTGCTGTCTTGTGTTGCTTCTGCTTTTGTTAAGTTGTGGCCGTGTGTGGCTTCATGTTTGCTGCCTGTGTGGCTACATGTTTGCTGCCCTGTGTGGCTACATGTTTGCTGCCCTGTGTGGCTTCATGTTTGCTGCCCTGTGTGGCTACATGTTTGCTGCCCGTGTGTGAATATACATCAATGATTAAACTAGTCCATGTATGAGatgataaaacaaaatattcatTCATGTTTGGCCTTAGCAAAAGCATAGAGGTTCACAAAATAACTTCACATACTAGTCTAATCTAGCAAAAGCATAGAGGTTCACAAAAAGCTTCACATACTAGTCTAATATAGCATTGGTGGCTGTTGAATACCTAAGTTATTCATTAGGTATTCAATGCCATCTAATGAGTAGTTTGCTATGCGTAACTTATTCATTAGATGGTACATTCCATCAACAATGCCCTGTTCCATTAGGTAGGAAATGCATTCCCTTACCAACTCGGCTGGAACTTCCAAATTCAATGGAAGTTGATTAGCCCTAATTAGAGCCCCTTTCTTCATGTGAGGAATTTTGTAAGAATTCTGGCCCTTTACCTTCATTATCTCCACCATGCATCCTTGTAAGCTTAAGAAGACGTTATTGAGTGTTGTTGGAGATAACTCTTCAAATGATTTCTCAACTGCCTTCACTAATGAATCCACATTGTTGCAAGCTGTTTCGTTTTGTAAGCTTTGAATGGCTCTAAACCATCCTAAGTCGTTGATGTTTGTGTCTGGAGAATTTGGAGGCTGATTTACTATCCTTATATCAAACCCATCTGCACTTGCTGCCTCTCTAAATTGAGGATCATTGTCTTTGATGTGTGGTCGTGCATTGTCTTGTTGAATAAAGATAACTTTACTAGCAAATGCTGGCCATTTTTGCTTGATGGCTGGTATGATCTGCATTCAAATGATTTCAATGCATTAAGTTAATTCAGTCAcaataatttacataaatcACATGTAATGAATACCTTCCTGAGTATGAAGTCTTTGATTACTTCCTTTGTTATGGACTGAATCGGCTTTTGCTCTAAAGTGCCTGCCTCCCTGTTCTTGCTCTTCCTTTGTGCTGGAACCATCTCTGTGAATGGGAAAATCCCAATTTTACCATCAAACAACACACTCCCATCTGGTGCAAAGATGGGTCTGCACACAGCGCAGATGAACATCacttttgtgatgaattttttCGATTTGCAAGTTCTGTGCGGTTCAGCCTCCTCGGGGGTTAAATAAAACCTTTGAGAAGTTTTGGTTATGTAAAACCACTTCTCATCGATATGCACTGTGTTGTGCATGCTTTTGAATTGAAGAATCTTGAGGATTCTATCATATTCGATGGCTTCGAGGCTGAATCTCAAACGTAACAGCTTGTTAGGAGCAGTTAAGTCAGGTTTAATTGCACTAGTGTGAGCTCTGATCAAACCTTTGTTAACCCATCTCCCGACTGTGCTTTTACTGCAATTTATTCCAACAGCAAGCCTTCTAATTGTGCTTCTCTTGCTCAACTCCAAGCTTGATATGAGCTCTAAGTCAATTTGCACTCTTTTTCTTCTtggtttttgaatttttgtgcTTACTGAATTCATATGCTCACCATTGTCATATTGTTTTCTTGCTGCAGCCCATAGTCGTCTCACGGTTCGTCGAGAGCACCCAAACTTGATGATAGCTTCTTGGATCTTCCCTCTTTTTGGCTTCCCGTTGTTGGAGTTGTGAAGAAGAAACTGCACAATCGTGTTTCTCTCGGCCGTAGTTAGATCGGGCCTTCTCATTTTGTAGAGTTTGGAAGTTGTATCTTTTGGTTTGATAGCTTTTGTAAATTTTCAGATTTCAAACTTCTACTGTCAGCAGCAGCCGATTAAAGGCTTTTATAGAAGCCTTGGGAACATATTAGAGGGAAATTTGAACTTTTAGTAAAAGTGTTATGGAAATTTTGTACTTTGCCGCCACTTTTTATGCTTGTGtcatcatttctttttcttaaactGTTTTGCACTGCAGTGTGTCAACAtttaggaaacaaaaaaaaacatgttttttatttaattaaattaattttagataaataaataaattatttaattaattaatttatttatttattgcaagtcaatatttaatttagagTCAACAATAATTAGTAATATTAACAACATTCTTAAACATGTGGGTCATCCTATTTATCCATCTACTTTAACTCTCCTTagttcccgtgccgaaaagaaacaggccatgaatagcgggacggagggagtagtaaaattAATCATTTGTTTATTCAAACCTAATCTCGAGCAAAAAAATATTCGATCATGCGTCTATTTTTTAGGATTAGCTTGATAAATTTTATCATTTGTTTATTCAAACCCAATCTCGAGCATAAAAATATTCGATCATGCGTCTATTTTTTAGGATTagcttaataaataaaaattgtaaaacCCTTATATTAGATGATTGATATCATTaaactagttttgcttgattcatatctcattgAAACGGTAGAATTGAAGAAATCATATtcttaaaaatagaattattcaattatatatctTATTAGTAATGCAAAGTAAACATTCTTTATTGAAAGGGTGATTGTCAAAGTTTCGAATTGGGTCGGGCCATGGGATGGGCCATTAATTTTCGGTTCCTAAAACATAGTCCAACCCAACCCAAAGTCGAACCTTTTACCTCTGGCCCAATACTAAATTTATGGGGCTAACTGCTAAACTAACAAAGCCAAAATATGATTACTTAATTTCTTTCTCACCTTGGTTCTTTGCCttttatattcatttttttatggAGTTGAAAGGTAATGCCGTTGAACGGTTCCTCTTACACGCTGACTTGAATTGGTTTGGTTGGTATGACTAAGTAcacttaatatattaatatgcCTACAAATATTCTACATATATATTACCCAAAATCCACAACAAATGtctctttctattttaattaattggtaTCACTTATTATCATTTCCTTTTTACAAATTTAGTTAAATGTTTCCAGCAAGTGTTAACTTAGAGACGGATGCTATATGGCATAATAGGactatgtaattttttttctttttttttttgagaaaataggACTATGTAATTGATACTccaaaatttcaacaaaatatatgGGATGAGGGAGAGTGTATTATCAAATTGTACATTTTTTAATGCGCATATATGGTATGTGCGCTCAAAGATACTAGTATTTCTATACTTACGCATTTTTAAAATTGAGAATATAAAGTATGTACTTATACATTCTTTATGTTACTTTCTATCTAACCTTATGTATATtgaatactcccttcgtccataaAATATTGtcataatttgttatttttgttcGTTAACAAAAAAATATCCTAATCTAGTTTTCGTAAATTTCCTCATTCTCTactcactaacttaattaacttttttcacttttttttttaatttgtggactatttctccactaactaaataaacaacacaaattttattaaaactcgttaTTCCCTCCCTTAGGACaacattttgtggacggagagagtactaaTTACACACCAAGTCAATAAAACCACTCATTTTTACGTAGATTATAACTACATCATAATGTAATATACACTATaatctaattttaaaaattaaaatcaagtATAAATTAAGGAGTCGATGACCTCATTTGACATTCTAATTAGTTGTTACCGAGTCCACCATGACACCAAAGTTGGAGCGGTTTAAcaaacccctctctctctcaatatatAATGCAACAAAACGCATGCTTTTACTCCAACACTCTTCTCCATTAAAATCTTCCCCAACTCAATTCAACACACACATCACCACCACTCTCAGCCGCCGAAGATGGGGAACGCCGCCCCCCACCGCCTACCGGACGCCGCCGGAAGAGTCATCCTCTCCGACGGCGGCGTCCTCACCTACGACGAGCCGCTCACGGCCGCGGAGCTCATGCTGGAGCACCCGCAGCACGTGGTGGTGGAATTCCAGCCGATCGCGAGCGGCAGAAAGCCGGCGCCGCTTCCGGCGGATCAGAAGCTCGAGATCAGGAAAACCTACCTCATGCTCCGCGTCAGGAAGGGCAAGCCGATCCAGCTGTCGTCGGAGGAAGCTCGGAGATTAATCCTCGCAAACGCCGCGCTCAAGTCCAACGCGCTGCTGTCCTACACCGGTTTCCTGCCGCTGTTCGCGCGGATCTGCCCCGCCGTCGGAGGGCGTAGCTGCGCCGCGCCGGAGAAGAGGAAGTGCCGCGGCGATTCGAATGAGAGAGaaaaggcggcggcggcggaagaCGCGAGATTCGATTGCTTTGCTGAGATTTTAGAGGGAAGGCCGGAGTTTTTAAGCAGGCAGATGTCGGGGAAGGGGTGGAAGCCGAGTTTGGATCCAATTAGGGAAAAAGCGGTTAAGGCGAAGGTTCGTCATTGGATCATTCTCTGAGTTTTTTGCGTTTGCGTCTCGAGTTTTATGGACGTAAGGTGTTATAAAATACGAGTCAAGAGATGTTAATTaaaaagaagatgatgatgCTGTGATGTCTAATGTTATATAAGGTGTTTAATTAGAGTTAACGCAAGTTAGTTACTATATttggaagtttttttttttttttttaaggtatGAAATTAGTTGAAATATggatgttgttaattagtgtgTGGTTGTTTGGCATGCATTTTGCATGAGGATTATGTATCTATGTTGTAATTCTTGTGCTTTTAGCAGACTTGTTCAGTATTAATAGAATccatctatgtatatatatataaaatttgatcagtattaatatatgtatatatattactccctccgtccaccaattcaaggcctacttgcttttttggtccgtccacaaaaacaaggcctacctatttttggtaagtttttatttattatttaatcaaaaaagtcaaagattctttacaaaaaagtgggaccctttctccactcaactaataaaaatacatttttttcttaaaaagtgggacactttctctactcaactaataaaaatacactttttcttaaaacccgtgtttcttcatataggcct is a window encoding:
- the LOC131000350 gene encoding uncharacterized protein LOC131000350 codes for the protein MKSKWEAYLSGQYVPDSEDSCSDWGSPPEVDFPFSAEFSETAEDSLGFSEIESLCGDGRCLVSPRAPIYRRPHNPVRKSVSDIITPESPILNDSTDYPLCQLLCEESWDEVVAWNATVGPCVASQLVGYTPVQMNMLKNLLPALFRPIVVSRFVESTQT
- the LOC131000348 gene encoding uncharacterized protein LOC131000348 — encoded protein: MRRPDLTTAERNTIVQFLLHNSNNGKPKRGKIQEAIIKFGCSRRTVRRLWAAARKQYDNGEHMNSVSTKIQKPRRKRVQIDLELISSLELSKRSTIRRLAVGINCSKSTVGRWVNKGLIRAHTSAIKPDLTAPNKLLRLRFSLEAIEYDRILKILQFKSMHNTVHIDEKWFYITKTSQRFYLTPEEAEPHRTCKSKKFITKVMFICAVCRPIFAPDGSVLFDGKIGIFPFTEMVPAQRKSKNREAGTLEQKPIQSITKEVIKDFILRKIIPAIKQKWPAFASKVIFIQQDNARPHIKDNDPQFREAASADGFDIRIVNQPPNSPDTNINDLGWFRAIQSLQNETACNNVDSLVKAVEKSFEELSPTTLNNVFLSLQGCMVEIMKVKGQNSYKIPHMKKGALIRANQLPLNLEVPAELVRECISYLMEQGIVDGMYHLMNKLRIANYSLDGIEYLMNNLGIQQPPMLY
- the LOC131000349 gene encoding uncharacterized protein LOC131000349, whose translation is MGNAAPHRLPDAAGRVILSDGGVLTYDEPLTAAELMLEHPQHVVVEFQPIASGRKPAPLPADQKLEIRKTYLMLRVRKGKPIQLSSEEARRLILANAALKSNALLSYTGFLPLFARICPAVGGRSCAAPEKRKCRGDSNEREKAAAAEDARFDCFAEILEGRPEFLSRQMSGKGWKPSLDPIREKAVKAKVRHWIIL